One Panicum virgatum strain AP13 chromosome 3N, P.virgatum_v5, whole genome shotgun sequence DNA segment encodes these proteins:
- the LOC120667474 gene encoding uncharacterized protein LOC120667474, translating to MEMQLRSGRRLRPWQGAARRGRGGEDRLSALPDAVLLLVLARLGSTAEVARTSAVARRWRPLWTELDVLVFRRVDPDTLAGLLARARHPNLRRLEIQISRLDLPLLAWQMSSLLRAAEEHNPEELVFNVASRDYLGVPFQLPCFARATSINLRIWNRSFALPPAGSFARLERLALSLCCVDPGEFLPRCPRLRVLRMDCFWTQHAVDVHSASLQELVLNDMPQPDAAGDTTPRRVNIAAPMLREFKLQTFGDVEMMASFSAPAPMVETLSFRYFAIPCRAIGLPDSQLRVMDLATEMELRSRNGQLDPVRVRVLSMVVVFNASYEDASRSFAEEIAGLPVSNFSVFKLDIRSMWHDFGSVVFDSLKAVNSIQRLQLVLPQTMVLQMLD from the exons ATGGAGATGCAGCTCCGGTCGGGCCGGCGCCTCCGCCCGTGGCAAGGAGCCGCGCGTCGCGGCCGCGGGGGCGAGGACCGGCTCAGCGCCCTCCCCGACGCGGTCCTCCTCCTCGTGCTTGCCCGCCTCGGATCCACGGCCGAGGTTGCGCGCACGAGCGCCGTCGCTCGGCGGTGGCGCCCGCTCTGGACTGAGCTCGACGTGCTGGTGTTCCGCCGCGTCGACCCCGACACGCTCGCCGGCCTGCTCGCCAGGGCCCGGCACCCCAacctccgccgcctcgagatccagaTCTCCAGGCTGGACCTGCCGCTCCTGGCCTGGCAGATGTCCTcgctgctccgcgccgccgaggagcacAACCCGGAGGAGCTCGTCTTCAACGTGGCCAGCCGGGACTACCTCGGCGTCCCCTTCCAGCTGCCCTGCTTCGCGAGGGCCACCTCCATCAACCTGCGGATCTGGAACCGCAGCTTCGCCCTGCCTCCGGCCGGCAGCTTCGCCAGGCTCGAGAGGCTCGCCCTTTCGCTCTGCTGCGTCGACCCCGGTGAGTTCCTCCCCCGCTGCCCGCGCCTGCGCGTCCTCCGGATGGACTGCTTCTGGACGCAGCACGCCGTCGACGTCCACTCGGCGTCTCTCCAGGAGCTGGTGCTCAACGACATGCCTCAacccgacgccgccggcgacacCACGCCGCGGCGTGTCAACATCGCCGCCCCCATGCTCAGGGAGTTCAAGCTGCAGACCTTCGGGGACGTGGAAATGATGGCGTCGTTCTCGGCTCCGGCGCCCATGGTGGAGACGCTCTCCTTCAGGTATTTCGCCATACCGTGTCGTGCCATTGGATTACCCGACAGCCAGTTGCGTGTGATGGATTTGGCCACGGAGATGGAGTTGCGCAGCAGAAATGGGCAGCTCGATCCTGTCCGTGTTCGCGTCCTATCAATGGTGGTCGTCTTCAAT GCTAGTTATGAGGATGCTAGCCGGAGCTTTGCGGAAGAGATAGCAGGACTTCCAGTGAGCAACTTCTCAGTCTTTAAGCTGGACATCCGATCGATGTGGCATGACTTCGGGTCAGTTGTCTTTGATTCACTCAAGGCAGTGAATTCAATACAGAGGCTGCAGTTGGTCCTACCTCAGACCATG GTTTTGCAAATGCTGGACTGA